The Natronosalvus caseinilyticus genome includes a region encoding these proteins:
- a CDS encoding ATP-binding protein: MDGKEHTTSTTTERSRDIFRAGIILAVSTAISSVCYLLVPIGVLLVGGELASHLGMLVPSLLSVVAVPLTPLVIAISVFTVIDEIFGEDHKGIDRGWSLGIIIGACLLTLIWFLPLWGQSWPILAEKLRPLRVSVLFDDAWVMGLTWIVYIPMMMYVNLGAIVTDNTSSSVTQERQRAGSSSVGASSDPANQPTQDIDGFSREGTGFTYNWDSAPDTGFADIGGMESLKTNIERSVLRPLTRIDEAYERFNVSPPNGILLYGPPGTGKTLFARAIAGELGHPYLELSAGDIKSRWINESTEQVNQLFAEAEQFDRCVIFIDEIDALLADRGNDLHREHAQVVNEFLAHLDDENPNFLVIAATNRADLLDEAATRRGRFDQQYEIGLPDHDAREAIFRVRLCELPTALDEDNYHELAERSEGLSSADIVGIVDDAAMHAAERDAEAITLADLHESFPNRFTDKDT; this comes from the coding sequence ATGGACGGTAAAGAACACACTACGTCCACTACCACCGAACGTAGTAGAGACATCTTCCGAGCCGGAATCATTCTGGCAGTCTCCACAGCGATATCCTCAGTTTGTTACCTACTTGTTCCAATCGGGGTACTTCTAGTGGGTGGTGAATTAGCATCTCACCTTGGTATGCTCGTTCCCTCACTTCTCAGCGTAGTTGCTGTACCCCTTACCCCACTGGTAATCGCCATCTCAGTATTCACAGTTATTGACGAAATATTCGGCGAAGATCACAAGGGAATTGATAGAGGATGGTCTCTGGGGATTATTATCGGAGCATGTCTCCTGACTCTCATCTGGTTTCTCCCTCTTTGGGGACAGAGCTGGCCTATCCTTGCTGAGAAACTACGTCCACTCCGAGTGTCCGTTCTGTTTGACGATGCATGGGTGATGGGCCTCACTTGGATCGTATATATTCCAATGATGATGTACGTCAATCTCGGAGCTATAGTTACTGATAACACCAGTTCCTCTGTTACACAAGAGAGACAACGCGCTGGGTCAAGTTCCGTGGGGGCCTCATCTGATCCCGCCAATCAGCCGACTCAAGATATAGACGGTTTCTCGAGAGAGGGTACAGGATTTACCTACAACTGGGATTCAGCACCAGATACGGGGTTTGCAGATATTGGTGGGATGGAGTCGCTGAAAACAAATATCGAGCGATCAGTCCTCCGACCACTTACTCGGATTGACGAAGCCTATGAGCGGTTCAACGTCTCACCACCGAATGGAATTCTCCTTTACGGCCCACCAGGAACCGGCAAGACCCTGTTTGCTCGAGCAATCGCCGGCGAACTCGGCCATCCGTATCTCGAGTTATCTGCGGGTGATATCAAATCCCGATGGATCAACGAGTCAACCGAGCAGGTCAACCAGCTCTTCGCCGAAGCTGAACAGTTCGACCGGTGCGTCATCTTCATCGACGAGATCGATGCCCTGCTCGCTGACCGTGGAAATGACCTCCACCGAGAGCACGCCCAGGTCGTCAATGAGTTCCTCGCGCATCTGGACGACGAGAACCCGAATTTCCTCGTAATCGCAGCGACGAATCGAGCCGACCTCCTCGATGAGGCTGCTACACGCCGAGGACGGTTTGACCAGCAGTACGAAATCGGCCTCCCCGACCACGACGCTCGTGAGGCGATCTTCCGCGTACGACTCTGTGAACTCCCGACCGCTCTTGACGAGGACAACTATCACGAGTTGGCCGAGCGTTCTGAAGGGCTCAGCAGTGCTGACATCGTGGGAATCGTCGACGACGCCGCAATGCACGCAGCTGAGCGTGATGCCGAGGCAATCACGCTCGCTGATCTTCACGAGTCGTTCCCGAATCGCTTTACGGACAAAGATACCTAA